The Pan paniscus chromosome 22, NHGRI_mPanPan1-v2.0_pri, whole genome shotgun sequence genome has a segment encoding these proteins:
- the LOC130541098 gene encoding keratin-associated protein 6-1: MCGSYYGNYYGTPGYGFCGYGGLGYGYGGLGCGDGSCCGCGFRRLGCGYGYGSRSLCGYGYGCGSGSGYYY, from the coding sequence ATGTGTGGCAGCTACTATGGAAACTACTATGGCACCCCTGGCTATGGGTTCTGTGGCTATGGAGGCCTGGGCTATGGCTATGGAGGCCTGGGCTGTGGAGATGGCTCCTGCTGTGGCTGTGGCTTCCGCAGACTGGGCTGTGGCTATGGCTATGGCTCCCGCTCCCTCTGTGGCTATGGCTATGGATGTGGCTCTGGCTCTGGCTACTATTATTGA